The Leclercia sp. LSNIH1 sequence GGATCAATCATCATGACCTGGCCTAAATGCTCTGACTTTTGCTCAGTTCTAAACATAGTAACCCTCTCTTATTAAAAGCTAACGTTTATGGTGTAACTGAACTGGCGACTGCCATGAGTCAACAGCGTCAGATACATCATGAAGTTGCATGTCCTCATCCAACTAGTGCTTGTTAACTACAAAACATCGTGCCCGACATTAACAATGTGCAGCCATCAGTATCACGTATTTGACAATTGTGCCCTGGCAAGGCCGCCCGCGAATTTCGAGTAAACAGGAAGAAAATAAAAAGAAAACAAAGAGTTATAGCCTGATGTATACGCGCCGATCGGGAATCAGGCGAAGCCTGACCGCACGGAAGGGTCTGGCAGGGGGCATTAGGGATGAGGACATGCAATTGTGTTATCACGTCCGCACCAGCTGTCGTGGAAATCATCCCCGGCCGGTTAACCCGGTTTCGGATGTTCACCAGTTTTCCGGGTAGCAAGGCCAGCTCATCCAGACATCGAGCACCTCGGTATCACTGACCGCCGCAGCGTAAATCCCGGCACCCGGGAAGAAATAGACAGGCAGGCTGGCGGCGGGTGACGTGCTGTCATCCGTCAGGGAGCCGACAACCTCATGCGGCCCCCGGAGTAAATCACCCAGGTAGTCATCCGGCCTGATGCCGTTGCGGGATGCAGCCATCTCCACAAACTCCGCCAGCGGATGGCGGGTCGGATAACCCCTGAACACTTCATACGATGGCGAAACACATTCGCCGCTGGTGGACCGCCCCCAGTACCCGGCCAGTTGTTCCGGACCGAGTCCACAGGCATGTTGGGTGACCTGTGCTTTAAACTGTTCGAACGTATTCATTCCTGAAGTCCCTGTAGGGTATATTTGGCAAACCTCCCTGCCAGCGTCACTACCGGCAGGACACCGCATTGTCAGACGCGACCACCGGCTATGAACCGGCAAGACGTCAGTCGCCCGCCAGCCCGGGTGAGGTGGAATACAGTTTACCAGTTCCGGCCGACTGACTTTGCCGCCAGGAGACGCTAATTACACTATTATTGAATCTTTGCATCTTCGATGACCAATATCGCCCCGACGCTGAACGCTACTGGAATGCATCTCTTGCCACGATTGAAAGGATCAAACACACCTACCGCGCAAAAATCCGGAACTCCTGATCCAGTCTTTCGGCCATAACAGCCCAACGCTAATGTATGTCCATTAGCGTTGGGCTGTTATGATGGCTGTGCCAGTTTATATTACCGGACTGATCATGATAGGTACTCTGAGACCATGTAAGAAATGAACAACCCATTACTGCTTAAGGCGAGCAAGTAGATTTTGTTTACGTTTCCATGCCCGCCAGGCCCGTAACTCCCCAGCCCCCTTCAGAGCAATGAGAAATTTGTTGGTCCTTCAGTTGTTGCCACCTTACTGTCTTCGCAGGCCGTCAGGCAGACACTTTTAAGTCGGTGGTTGTAGAGGCCAATACGGGCGATTTCCTGGAGATAATCCCGTTCCTCCATCGTTAGCGACTGCCCTTCCTGTGATTTTGTGATCATGTCCTGCCAGTTCAGCAATTTCTCGTAATTCACATGCTCACTGGTGTCGAGACAATGCAGACGGAAGTAACGTATAAACAGCGGAAATTCATCAGTCTGGGCTATATTGGATGCTCTGACGGTGAGCCGACACAAACAAACGATGGTGTCCTGCTGCATTCTTATCAGCGTATTCATGCTCTGGGGTAAGATGTCCGGCAGCTTCATGTAGCAGTCGGAAAGACGCTGGAGAAGTGGTCCTGCTTCCGCAGGCTCACGGCCCTGATAAACCTTCAGGGGTTCAGTCCCCAGTTCCTGCATCATGGGATGATACAACCACTCTCGTGACTCCGTCTCATCAATGATAATTTTCTCGATACGTTCGCTGTAGGTTCCATCTCGCCTGCCAAGTTGTACCTGACTGATTTCGTATTCTATATCCGGCAGATCGATACGTAATGCTGCTACCATTTCCGAGGGATGGAGATGGTCGAACGTCAGCTTCCCGGCCACGCTGCGATCGGTATCAAGAAACACGGCGACACAGAGGTCGTTAACCTTCACAAACAGATCTGCCGTGGCGCCGAACATGCTTCCGCTGCCGCTTACCTCATCAAGTGGCACCTTCCCGCCTTCATAACCGGCCAGAAGATGCGGGAAACCGAGAAGATGTCTTTCCCGGACAACTTCAATAATTTTTCCCCGAATCGCCTCCATCAAGCCGTCACAATCACCGAAGAGGTCCGTGGTGTGGCTATAGTGCCAGAGTTTGACCTCACCCTGCCTGGCGATCAAATCCGTACGACACCCGGGGCAGATACAGTTGCATGCACTCCCTCTGCTTACTTCCGTGATGTCCAGATACCGTCCAGTTTCGCGATGGAGTCCGAAAGGAATCCCATAGGTATAGCTCTTTCGCATGTTATTTCCCCCGCAGCATACAGACATTCACTATATCGGACGAAAGCAGTATGACATTTCGATAAGAGGTCTTTTTTCATGAGTTTTTAAGTTGCTTTTATTACTGTGGCAGGGGCAAATGGATAAAGCGATGGCAATTCTATGCTGGTAAAAAGCTACTTTTCCGGTTGCCCGTCCCTCCACCAGCAGTGAGACTTATTAATACGGACGGAACCGGAATTAGTGAGCATTCCAACAGTGGGCTCACTTTCAGGACGAAAGCTGATTTAATATAAATACTGGACCCTACATTCAATGCAGTTTGTGTTGATCAATATAACCCATCATAAATTGCATAAGTTCCGGGTCACTCCGGGCAGAAAAAAGTACAGTCACTACGTTTTTCATCGCACTTGTCGCATTGCTGGCGTCAATAGCATTCTTGTCATTTATAATTGCATTATTCCCAATTTTATTAATCTGATTAATTACTTCATCCTCACTGATGCTTGTACTCCGGATTGAATCAAAAATCGGGTAGGCCTGCGCCGCATATTCAGTGAAGCGGACAGCATCAAGGCTCGATGCCAACGCCGCCTTTTCCTGTCGGGAATATACCGCCAAAGCGGTCTGACTCAGCAACTCCGAAGGCGTCTCGCAGGCCGCAGTACTGGTGTTCCCCTGGATCATGCCCATTCTGAAAAAATTCGAGACAACCTTGTTTATTTCATCATTCATTATCTGGCTGAAACCAACTTTTGGGTCTGAGGTAGTGAAATTTGCCCTGTAGTTCTCAAGCGCCAGAGAGGCAACCTCTGCGTTGCCCGTCTGAGTTGCGTTACAGGCGTAACGGTAACCTTCATCCAGTTTTTGACTGAACTCGTTTAGGCTCGCCGCGTTTAAATAAAAGGAGATGAATGGAAGAGTTAAAATTAATAAAGGTTTAATTCCCATGCGTTTTACCACAACAGAGCAAGTAAAGCATTTTAAGTGAAGTTATTACTTTTCTGATTAAACTAATTCCCAGAGGTGGTAATAAATAATTTAATAAATTTATATGTTCAACAGACGATTTCATAAACCTCTTTTTGTTAAACGTCGGCTGTATAATGGTTCCCGGGATTTTCATTTTACTGACGAACCAGGGTCCATACACTGGCGGGGACTTTATCGTAGAGTTTTTTCATTGTCAGTTCAGCTTTTCGATGGTCATATGCCCCGGAAATTTCTAGTGAAACTATACCAACATTCTTTTCACAGAGTCGTTCAAATACTTTTTCCAGTGTGTCAAATGAAGAGCACTTACGAAATTTCATCAAATACGCCTGTTTAGTTTCGGACATGGTCAACCTTAAGTTATTTTCAGCAAAAGTACAGTATCCCAATCTTATGTGGATTTGTTCCGGGAATCTAATTTTTTTTGCAACTATTTGACGTATAACTCCGGCTCGTTGCTGAACTGGCGGGCCCCCTTTTTTTGTTGCCCGGAACCTGTTCATAAGCAGGTACCGCAATGCTAAAATGGCTGTAAATAAAAACAGTGTATTCAGGTGGACACAATGAATAGCCAGCCAGTAACCAGACGGTTTGCAGACAACGATCTCCATCAACAATTGTCTACGGTTAAAGTTAATGACAAGCAACTGATGCGCCTCATCCGCTATTTTTCTCACCTGAAATACCATACGGCTAAGACGTATCTCCATTGGCTGCGTTCCTGGAATGAGTGGTATCAGGCAAATGCAGGAAAGGAGGTGAACGAAGATTGGCCCGCCAGCTCTCTCCCGGTGACTGAAACTCCACTGCTGGCCTATTTAGACCATCTTCAGAAGTCACTGTCACGAAGCAGTATTAAAGGGTGCCTGCATGCCCTGAACAGTATCCAAAGGAAAGCACTCGATCAGCCTGGGATCATCACATCTGAAGTGGGTTATATTCTTGCGGCCCTCGAACAGGCTGAAGCCCGAAAGCAGAAAGTTACCCGCCAGGCTACGCCATTCATGGTGACGGATCTAAAGGCATTGATTAAAGCACACAGTACGACGCAGTCGGTGCGCAAACTCCGCGACCTTTGCCTAATTTGGACAGGGTTTGAAACACTGCTTCGCTCAGCGGAGATCAGGCGAATTCGGATGGAAGACCTTGTGCTGGATGAAAAGACCGGCAGCTTTACCTTGACGGTATACCGGACAAAATCCACTGTCAGTACCCTGCTCACCTATCATCTGACCCCTAACCTCACAGCCACACTGAGAAGGCTGATGGGTATGGTCGGAAGGGATCAATACAGCCATCCGAAGGACTATCTCTTTCAGGCCGTTAACTTTCAGGATAACGGATATATGCCACCTGAATGGGGTTTACGAAGCCAGGGTAACGAAATCAATGCGCTGCTGAGAAACCATAACATGCCCTATCTGCCTACCCGAACCCCGCTCGGGGGAAATGGCGAACCCATTCCCGTCGAGGATGAGGGTATGCTTAGTAAGAACACGCTACTCCGGGCCTTTGAAGCGCTTTGGGAAGAGCTTCATCCGCAGGAAACGGGCACCCGATGCTGGACCGGTCACAGCGTCCGCGTAGGCGGTGCCATCGAACTTGCTCATGCCGGGTATACGCTCTTGCAGATCATGGAGATGGGTAACTGGAGCAACGCGGAGATGGTTTCACGCTATATCCGTAACATTGAAGCTGGTAAAAAAGCGATGACGCAATTCATGCGCGGAGCGCTGGATGAGTAGCGCCCATGCGGGCGCTGCTGAGGGTTATTTCTTACGGAAAGGATTAAACCGGTTCAGATCCTGAAGGGCGTCTTTCGGCGGCAGCATACCTGTGCGTTTCATTTTATAAACGCCGTTAAGCTTCATAGTTTGCACACCCAAGTTTAACAGTGCCACCAGCTTAAGCGTATACAGAAACGTGAATGCCGGGGCCATCTGGATAAAAATAAACAACAAACCGGCACACATCACCCTCAGCCACGCCGCATATTCCATGCTCAGCGGTCGCTTAAAATAATGGATTTCCAGTAATCCCACCGCCTTGTTACTGATCCACACCGCTGCCAGTGAGAGTAACAACACGATGCACACCATAATGCCCAGTTCCATGATCCTCACTCCCCGTCGTTTTTATATTTTGTGTTTCTGATTTGCCTGCTTTGGTTTTGTTTTTCGCCTTCTTTTTGGGTTTGATATGGTGGAACAGGAAACAATCCACCAGCACCCAGCCATTGGCATACCGGGCCAACAGCAATTTCTGCCCCGGATAATGAGCATGAAAAAGCATTTTCACATCGGCGGTATTCATGATCTGTTGCTTACGCTTCAGCTCCTCCTCAGGCATCTCATATTCCTGAATAAATGGTGATGACAACCGCTGGCGAAGCATACGAATAGCGCTGGCATTTTCATCGTGTTTAGCCAGACGGCCAAAACGCACAAGCGCCTTATGAGACACCTGGACAGGTCCCAGATGGGAATCAACCAGTTCATACTGCCAGAAATATCGCAGATCCACTTTCACCCAGCTGATACTGTCTTCCTGTGCAGCTTTCATTATGGTTCCCGACATCGGGACCATTGTCAGTTTGGTCAGACGTATGTGAATATAATCAGCCAGGGTCCTGAGGGACTCCGGTACATTATTGTTCAGCAGAAGCTGCTGAAGCCCCGGGGTCGACGTCTGCCAGCTCAGGTTGCGGCCGTCAGGTAAAAATTCAAAGTTTTGATCCGCTGGCGCCGATTTCGCATTGTTTTCCTTCCTCATGAGAAAGTAATGGCCACACAGTAACTCGGACCGTACCTTATCCTCTCCCGGGTCATGTCGGGCTTTACTGAGATCCACCGTCAATACAACACGGTTAATAGCGTCCTCGTGGTATTTTTTCACCCAGACACAGACACGATAAAGTCTCTCATCGAGCTTCTGGCTGGTAGTGGAGATCCATTGCATGCTTTTCTCCTCAGACCTTACTCATAATGAAAATGCCAAGATCCGCACCGGGTACAAGCTCCGTGTAGCTATGGTTGATCCTTCGTGCATTTGACGGTGCGTCATCCGACGCAGGCACCCAGTTCTGAAGACCTTTAAATGCTGGCTTTTGTCCAACAGCGAAAATGGGCAGTGAGGCTTTCACCACCTTGTAATCCGTCTCGGCGTATTTGCTACTTCCACGCTCCGTGCCTTCAGGACGGTATGAGAACAGATGCGCGATCGGAACCGGGAAGGTATTGGTCCGACAAAGACGTAACGCATCCCCGTCTTGTAGGACCTTTCTTTCAAGTAATGCCTTCGCCCTATCGATGTTCGCAACCACTGTCAGGTCAGTGGTCGCTGGCGATTTGACCGCTGCCGTACGACGCTTATCCAGCATCGCGATGAGCTCACTGGCGTTGGTTTTTACCTGGTTCCGGTTTAGTCGCCAGCAAAAAGTAACTTTTTTAAGCCGTGCCTCCACAAACATAATTTTGCGAGTAGACGCCACTGTCACAAGGCCGGGAAGTTTACGGTGAACTTCCTCAAAGCGGATGTGTTTCTGATCATTTACCCTTTTCATAGCTGAGGCAAAGTCAGTTTTGGCGTCGTTGATATCGCGAATAATTCTGCTCAGCAGTTCGGCACCCTCAGGAACAATAATCAGCCCCGGATATTTGGTCGTTACTTTCGTTGAATTCCTGCTGAGTACATCGATGTCATCGATACAAAAATCCTGAAATAC is a genomic window containing:
- a CDS encoding competence protein CoiA family protein; translation: MRKSYTYGIPFGLHRETGRYLDITEVSRGSACNCICPGCRTDLIARQGEVKLWHYSHTTDLFGDCDGLMEAIRGKIIEVVRERHLLGFPHLLAGYEGGKVPLDEVSGSGSMFGATADLFVKVNDLCVAVFLDTDRSVAGKLTFDHLHPSEMVAALRIDLPDIEYEISQVQLGRRDGTYSERIEKIIIDETESREWLYHPMMQELGTEPLKVYQGREPAEAGPLLQRLSDCYMKLPDILPQSMNTLIRMQQDTIVCLCRLTVRASNIAQTDEFPLFIRYFRLHCLDTSEHVNYEKLLNWQDMITKSQEGQSLTMEERDYLQEIARIGLYNHRLKSVCLTACEDSKVATTEGPTNFSLL
- a CDS encoding Hha/YmoA family nucleoid-associated regulatory protein, with product MSETKQAYLMKFRKCSSFDTLEKVFERLCEKNVGIVSLEISGAYDHRKAELTMKKLYDKVPASVWTLVRQ
- a CDS encoding tyrosine-type recombinase/integrase; the encoded protein is MNSQPVTRRFADNDLHQQLSTVKVNDKQLMRLIRYFSHLKYHTAKTYLHWLRSWNEWYQANAGKEVNEDWPASSLPVTETPLLAYLDHLQKSLSRSSIKGCLHALNSIQRKALDQPGIITSEVGYILAALEQAEARKQKVTRQATPFMVTDLKALIKAHSTTQSVRKLRDLCLIWTGFETLLRSAEIRRIRMEDLVLDEKTGSFTLTVYRTKSTVSTLLTYHLTPNLTATLRRLMGMVGRDQYSHPKDYLFQAVNFQDNGYMPPEWGLRSQGNEINALLRNHNMPYLPTRTPLGGNGEPIPVEDEGMLSKNTLLRAFEALWEELHPQETGTRCWTGHSVRVGGAIELAHAGYTLLQIMEMGNWSNAEMVSRYIRNIEAGKKAMTQFMRGALDE
- a CDS encoding DNA replication terminus site-binding protein, which produces MSSENLPFYRDRILERIEQLRAFLNNHQPVMAELMTVGAVTRHEERLKEVTPIEVSTISDASVDDIIRVFQDFCIDDIDVLSRNSTKVTTKYPGLIIVPEGAELLSRIIRDINDAKTDFASAMKRVNDQKHIRFEEVHRKLPGLVTVASTRKIMFVEARLKKVTFCWRLNRNQVKTNASELIAMLDKRRTAAVKSPATTDLTVVANIDRAKALLERKVLQDGDALRLCRTNTFPVPIAHLFSYRPEGTERGSSKYAETDYKVVKASLPIFAVGQKPAFKGLQNWVPASDDAPSNARRINHSYTELVPGADLGIFIMSKV